In Rhodanobacter humi, the genomic stretch AGGGCGTCGAGGTGGCGCTGGACTTCAACCCCGACGGCAAGCCGGAAGACGGCAGCAACCGGATCCGCCGACGCATCACCGTGCATGGCGCCCTGGACGAGGCGCAGCGCGAACGCCTGCTGCAGATCGCCAACGCCTGCCCGATCCACAAGGTGCTCACCGGCGAGATCCGCATCGATTCGGCGCTGGAATAGCCGGCGCGGCAGCGGCGCATGCGATCATGGCGCATGACCGCCTTCGCCACGCTCCCGCTCCAACCCTCCCTGCTCGCCAGCCTCGAAACCCTGGGCTATGCGGACATGACGCCCGTGCAGGAACAAAGCCTGCCGCCGATGCTGGCTGGCCGCGACGTGATCGCGCAGGCGCAGACCGGCAGCGGCAAGACGGCCGCGTTCGGGCTGGCCCTGCTGCAGGCGCTGCAGGTGGAAACGATCCGCCTGCAGGCGCTGGTGCTGTGCCCCACGCGCGAATTGGCCGACCAGGTCAGCAAGGCGATCCGCAAGCTGGCCGCGAACATCCCCAACGTGAAGCTGCTGACCTTGTGCGGCGGCATGCCGCTGGGGCCGCAGCTGGCCTCGCTCACGCACGATCCGCACATCGTGGTGGGCACGCCCGGCCGCGTGCAGGAACACCTGAAGCGCGGCAGCCTGCACGGCGGCGGCATCAAGGTGCTGGTACTGGACGAGGCCGACCGCATGCTGGACATGGGCTTTAGCGAGGCGATCGACGACATCGTGGGGCGCATCGCGAAGCACCACCAGACGCTGTTGTTCTCGGCCACTTACCCCGATGAGATCCGCGCCGTCAGCAAGCGTGTGCAGCAGGAGCCCGTCGAGATCACCGTGGAGGCGCCCGCCGAAGCGAAGCCCGCGATCGAGCAGCAGTTCATCGAAGTGGAGCCCGCGCACAAGCTCGACGCGCTGGCGCAGCTGCTGACCGGCGAGCGCGGGCCGGATTCAAAATGGGATGGCGCGCTGGTGTTCTGCAACATGCGCAAGGACGTGGACGCAGTGGCGCAGGAGCTGGACAGGCGCGGCTATTCCGCGCTGGCCCTGCACGGCGACATGGAACAGCGCGACCGCGACGAGGTGCTGGTGCGCTTCGCCAACAAGAGCTGCAACGTGCTGGTGGCCACCGACGTGGCTGCGCGCGGGCTCGACATCGCCGCGCTGCCGCTGGTGGTCAGCTTCGACATCGCGCACGATCCGGACACGCACACCCACCGCATCGGTCGCACCGGCCGCGCCGGCGAATCGGGCCTCGCCATCACCCTGTGCACGCCGCGCGAGCGGCCCAAGGCGGCGAACATCGAGGCGGCCATGGGCGCGCCCTTGCCGTGGCGCGCCTTGAAGCTCGCGCCGCCGCGCGGCAAGACGCTGAACCTCGCGCCGATGAAGACCCTGGTGATCGACGCCGGCCGCCAGGACAAGCTGCGCCCCGGCGACATCCTCGGCGCGCTCACCGGCGACGCCGGACTGGACGCGAACGACATCGGCAAGATCGACGTGTACGCCACCCGCGCCTACGTGGCGATCAGCCGCGCGCTGGCGAACAAGGCGCTGGAACGGCTGCGCGCGGGGCGCATCAAGGGGCGCAACTTCCGGGTGCGCGCGCTGGGTTGAGCGCCACCGGCCCTGGTTCCCGCCCGGAAAAGGCCGGAACGAAAAACGCCTGCCACCGCGGGCCGGACCAGTCCCGCCCGCAGGCGCCGGGCATCACAATAGCCAGTTGACCAGGCGATCCAGCCGCACCCGGCTCAGGCGGCGCAACAGGCGCCGCACTTCCGGCGGATAGTGCCGCGGGCTTTCCAGCGCGCGGTAGTCGGCGAGCCGCTCGGCGTGCCGGCGCAGCTCCGCCCACTCGGCTTCGTGCATCGCATGCAGGCGTCGCGCGGGGTCGCGCAGCAGCAGGCCGTTCTCCAGGTCCAGCGACCAGGCGCGCGGATTGAGGTTGTGGCCGGTGAGCAGGGCCGCGTGATCGTCGACCAGCAGGCCCTTCAGGTGGTAGCTGTTGCCGCCGTCGCGCCACAGCCACAGGTTCAGCTGGCCGCTGGCGATCTGCCGCGCATGCGCGCGGGCGAAGCGACGCAGGTTGTTCTCGTAGAGATACGGCAGCAGGCCGATCGTGGTGAACGGCTGGCCCGGCGGGATGTAGAAATCGTTGGCGGTCTTGTCGCCCACCATGATGTCGATGCGGCAGCCGCGCCGCAGCGCGTGACCCACCGCCGCGCGCACCGGCCGCGGCAGGTTGAAGTACGGCGTGAGCAGGATCACCCGCTCGCGCGCCTCCTGCAGCAGCGCCAGTACCGTGTCGTTGAGTGCGTTGCCGTTGCGGCCCAGGCCCAGCAGCGGCGTCACTGCCACCCCGTCGGCCGGCGGCGTCTCGTCGGGCACGGCATAGCTGGCTGACTGCAGCGACTGGTGCAACTCGCGGATCGCCGGCAGCAGCGCGCGGGTGGCCGGCGCCGTCGGCGTATCCAATCGCGGCACGGCCGCGTTGCCGGCGAACTGGCGCTCGACGAAGCCGGCCAGCGCATCGGCCAGCCCGCGATGGCGCAGCAGGTGGTAGCGATCCAGCCGGTAGCGGCCGTGCCGCGCGAGGTAGACGTCGTTGAGGCTGGCGCCGGTGTACAGCACGGCGTCATCGATCACCCAGCCCTTCAGGTGCAGCACGCCGAGCAGCTCGCGGCCCTGCACCGGCACGCCGCGGATCTCCACGCCGTCGCCCAGCCGACGCGCGA encodes the following:
- the dbpA gene encoding ATP-dependent RNA helicase DbpA, which translates into the protein MTAFATLPLQPSLLASLETLGYADMTPVQEQSLPPMLAGRDVIAQAQTGSGKTAAFGLALLQALQVETIRLQALVLCPTRELADQVSKAIRKLAANIPNVKLLTLCGGMPLGPQLASLTHDPHIVVGTPGRVQEHLKRGSLHGGGIKVLVLDEADRMLDMGFSEAIDDIVGRIAKHHQTLLFSATYPDEIRAVSKRVQQEPVEITVEAPAEAKPAIEQQFIEVEPAHKLDALAQLLTGERGPDSKWDGALVFCNMRKDVDAVAQELDRRGYSALALHGDMEQRDRDEVLVRFANKSCNVLVATDVAARGLDIAALPLVVSFDIAHDPDTHTHRIGRTGRAGESGLAITLCTPRERPKAANIEAAMGAPLPWRALKLAPPRGKTLNLAPMKTLVIDAGRQDKLRPGDILGALTGDAGLDANDIGKIDVYATRAYVAISRALANKALERLRAGRIKGRNFRVRALG
- the pssA gene encoding CDP-diacylglycerol--serine O-phosphatidyltransferase — protein: MNRLMDTPGRLARRLLPRRRGAAAERLPAFAVPADAIAALPDPAVFRQTLLQLIAEAERRIVVVALYLQDDDGGREVLEALYAAKARQPALRITLYVDWHRARRGLIGQAHSEGNAGMYREFARRLGDGVEIRGVPVQGRELLGVLHLKGWVIDDAVLYTGASLNDVYLARHGRYRLDRYHLLRHRGLADALAGFVERQFAGNAAVPRLDTPTAPATRALLPAIRELHQSLQSASYAVPDETPPADGVAVTPLLGLGRNGNALNDTVLALLQEARERVILLTPYFNLPRPVRAAVGHALRRGCRIDIMVGDKTANDFYIPPGQPFTTIGLLPYLYENNLRRFARAHARQIASGQLNLWLWRDGGNSYHLKGLLVDDHAALLTGHNLNPRAWSLDLENGLLLRDPARRLHAMHEAEWAELRRHAERLADYRALESPRHYPPEVRRLLRRLSRVRLDRLVNWLL